The window CGAGTTGCCGCCCGAAACCGCCGGAGGGTGGGAGTAGGCGCGGACGGACGCCGCCGTTACCGGCTTCGAGGGGAACTCCCGCCAGGGGGTTCAAGCAGAGTGGAACCGCGGAAATCCCGTCTCTGCAGCGATCGCTGCAGAGATTTTTTATTGGGCGGCCGATGTCCGGGTCACGGGCGGGGCGCGGCGATCCGGAATCCGCCCCGCGCATTTCGCCGCAACACTTCACCGGAGGGGGGAAGTTGCATGTCCTTTAGGCGGATCAGGGAAAAGTGGGAAGGGATTCGTGAAACCCTTCGTTCCGATATACAGGCGGTGTTCGACCGGGATCCGGCGGCCCGCGGCGTTCTAGAGGTGGTGCTGACCTATTCCGGGCTGCACGCCATATGGATGCACCGCATCGCTCACTGGATGTATAAGAAAAAGTGGTTTCTCCTCGCCCGCATGCTTTCCCAGTTCAACCGGTTTCTCACCGGGATCGAGATCCACCCGGGGGCCAAAATCGGGAAGGGGTTGTTCATCGATCACGGGATGGGCGTGGTGATCGGTGAAACCTGCGAGATCGGGGACAACGTGACGATCTATCAGGGTGTCACCTTGGGGGGGACCGGCAAGGAAAAAGGGAAGCGGCACCCGACCATTGAGGACAATGTGTTGATCGCCTCGGGCGCCAAGGTGCTGGGTTCGATGCGGATCGGTCGCAATTCCAAGATCGGTGCCGGTTCCGTGGTCCTGCGGGAAGTGCCTCCCAATTCGACGGTGGTGGGCGTTCCCGGGCGCGTGGTGGTGCAGAACGGGGTGCGGGTTCCCAACGATCTGGATCACTGCAACCTTCCGGATCCCGTCCACGAAATGTTCTGCAAGATGCAGGAGGAGATCGACCGCCTGCGTAAGGAAGTGGATTCGCTGAAGAAGCAGATGGAAACTGATCGGGAGGAACAAGAGGATGTCTATTCAACTGTACAACACTCTGACTAGAAAAAAGGAACCCCTCAGGACGGTGGAGACCGGCAGGGTGAAGATCTACGTGTGCGGACCCACCGTGTACAACTACATTCACATCGGCAACGCCCGGGTGTTCGTCTTTTTTGACGTCGTCCGCCGTTATTTGAAATACCGGGGGTACGAAGTTACCTACGTGCAAAACCTGACCGACGTGGACGACAAGCTGATCAAAGCTTCTCAGGAGACGGGACGCCCGGTTCCGGAAATCGCAGAAACTTACATCGGAGCGTTCTTCGAGGATATGGACAGCCTGGGGGTGGAGCGGGCGGATGTCCATCCCCGGGCGACGGAGCACATCCCGGAGATGATCGAAGCGATCCGCACGCTGATCGACAAGGGATACGCCTATGAACGGGACGGGGATGTCTATTTTCGGGCCTTGTCCAAGGAGGGTTACGGAAAACTCTCCCATCAGTCCCTGGAAGAGCTGAAGGCCGGGGCCCGGGTGGAGGTCAACGAGCGGAAGGAGAACCCCCTGGACTTCGCCCTCTGGAAGCGGGCCAAACCCGGTGAGATCAGCTGGGAAAGCCCCTGGGGACGGGGCCGGCCCGGATGGCACATCGAGTGCTCCGTGATGTCGCGGAAGTATTTGGGGGACACTTTTGATATCCACGCGGGGGGAACCGACCTCACCTTTCCCCATCACGAAAACGAGATCGCCCAAAGCGAGGCGCTCACCGGAAAACCGTTCGCCCTCCAATGGATGCACAACGGCTACATCAACATGGGCAGCGAAAAGATGTCCAAATCCCTGGGCAACATCGTCCGGGTGAAGGATCTTCGCGAAGAGTTCTCCCCCCGGGCGATCCGTCACTTCCTCCTCTCCGCCCACTACCGCAACCCGATCCAGTTTACCCGGGAAACGATGGAGCAGATGGAGCGGGGAATTGAGCGGATCGACACGGCCTGGACCAACCTCCGGCATCGAATGAAGGCCTCCATGGAGGGGCCGGTTTTGCCGGAAACGGCGAAGGCCCTCGATGAGCTGACCCGGGAGTTTGAAGGGGCGATGGACGACGACTTCAACACCGCGAGCGCCATCGGCGTTCTCTTCGAGGGGGTCAGGATGGCCAATGAGCTGATCGGTCGGGACGTGGTCCCCCGCGGCACCCTTCAGGCGGTCGCCGATTGGCTGAATCACTACGGCGGAGAAATCCTCGGCCTCGTGGCAACGGAGGCGGAAGAGGAGACCGACGAACAGGTGGAGGCTTTGATCCAGAAGCGTCAGGAAGCCCGGAGGAGGCGGGATTTCGCGCAGGCCGACGCGATTCGCGACCAGCTTGCGGCGATGGGGATCATCGTGGAAGACACTCCGCAGGGGGTTCGTTGGCGGCGAAAGTCCTGAGGGATCCGTACGGGAGGGAAGAAAACCGGAATTTCCGGGAAAAAGCGAGGAATTGACGTCGATGATCGGAATGACCGATGAAAAGCTTCCCAAGAGGCCGCGGGAGATGAATCCCCTTCTGTTGGCCTACATCGGGGATGCGGTGTATGAATTGTACGTGCGATACCATCTGCTCGCCCGGGGCATCGTTCGGCCGGACGAACTGCAGCGGAGCGCGACGGCCTACGTTTCGGCGGCGGCCCAGGCCGAGGCGGTACGGCGGACGGAGGAGATGCTGACCGAAGAGGAGCGGGACATCCTCCGGCGGGGAAGAAACACGAAGCCGGGGAGCGTGCCCCGGCGGGCGACGCCTGCCGACTACCGCACCAGCACGGGGCTGGAGGCTCTGGTCGGATATTGGTATCTGACGGGACAGACCGAGCGGCTGCATCAGATGATGCATGCGATTTTGCACCGAATGGAAGAGGGCGAAAGCGGATGAACACGGAATGGATTGTGGGACGGCGCTCCGTCCAGGAGGCGCTGAAGGCGGGGCGTGAACTGGAGAAGTTGCTGGTGGCCGAAGGGTCCGCCAAAGGGGGATTGGCCGCCCTGCTCAAGATGGCGCGGGAAAGGGGAATTCCCGTCCAGCAGGTGCCCCGCAGCCGGTTGGACCGATTGGCGGCGGGCGCCAACCACCAGGGGGTCGCGGCGGAAGCGGCCGCGTACAAATACGCCCGGTTGGAGGATCTTTTCCGCCGGGCCGAGGAGCGGGGGGAGGCTCCCTTTTTCATCCTTCTGGACGGAATCGAGGACCCTCACAACCTGGGCTCGATTTTGCGGACGGCGGACGCAGCCGGAGCCCACGGGGTGATCATTCCGAAGCGCCGGGCCGCGGGCCTCACCCCCGCCGTCGGCAAAACATCGGCCGGCGCCGTGGAACACGTTCCGGTGGTTCGCGTGACCAACCTGCCCCGGACGGCGGAGGAGCTGAAGGAGGCGGGGGTGTGGATCATCGGCAGCGCTCCGGAGGCGGCATCGGATTTCACCGAGGCGGACTACACCATGCCGCTGGCGCTGGTCGTCGGCAGCGAAGGCCGGGGGATGAGCCGCCTGATGAAGGAGACCTGCGATCTGCTGGTCCGCTTGCCCATGGCCGGACGCGTCGCCTCCCTCAACGCCTCCGTGGCCGCCGCGCTCCTGATGTACGAGGTGCTTCGCAGCCGGAGGAGCCAGGGGGATCGCTGATGGAGGAATGGCTGATCGTTGACGGCTACAATGTCCTGGGGGCTTCCTCCGAAGCGGCCCAGTCCGGCTCCCTGGAGGAGGCCAGGGACCGGTTGATCCGCCGGCTGTCGGAGTATCAGGCGATATCGGGGCGAAAGGTGATCCTCGTCTTTGACGCCCACCGCATGCCGGGCGCGGGAACGAAACAGGAGCTGGAGCGGATCGAAGTCCACTACACCCGCCACCGGGAAACGGCCGACGAACGGATCGAAAAGCTGGTGCGACAACTCCGGCAGCCCGGTCGGCAAATTTTTGTCGCCACGTCGGATTATCTGGAACAGCGGATGGTGTTCGGTCAGGGGGCATACCGGATCTCTTCCCGGGAGCTTTTGAGGGAAATGGAAGCGGCCCGGGAGGGGGCGAAAAGGGAGAACCTGATCCGCCAAATGCCGCGAAAATCGGGAATGGACGGGCTGTCCGACGAGGCGAGACAACGGTTGGAACGTTGGAGAAGGAAAAAATAGGCGGAAATTTGACGTTTTTGTAGCGACTCAGATATAATGGAATTACTATGGGGCTTCGAGCAAACAGGGTCGGAGGGATGATGGTGAGCGTTGACCTTCAATCCAGCAAAATGATCCCGCACAACAACTACCGGACGATGACTGACGAAGAATTGGTGGACGGTGTACGGTTGGGGGATACCGGAGCGTTGGAGTATTTGATCAATAAGTACAAAAATTTTGTCAGGGCGAAGGCGCGTTCCTACTTCCTCATCGGTGCCGATCATGAGGACATTTTCCAGGAGGGCATGATCGGCCTGTACAAGGCGATCCGCGACTTTCGAGGGGACAAGCTGGCTTCCTTCAAAGCCTTCGCCGAATTGTGCGTCACGCGGCAGATCATCACCGCGATCAAGACGGCGACGCGCCAGAAGCACATTCCGCTCAATTCCTACGTTTCGCTGGACAAGCCCATTTACGATGAGGATTCGGAACGCACCCTGCAAGACGTCCTGACGGGTGGCTGCGCGACGGATCCTGAGGAATTGTACATCAACCGGGAAGAGCACGAAGACATCGAAGACAAGATGGCGCAAATCCTGAGCGAACTGGAACGGAAGGTGCTGATGCTCTACCTGGACGGCCGCTCTTACCAGGAAATCGCGGTCGACCTGAATCGACACGTCAAGTCGATCGATAACGCTCTGCAAAGGGTCAAGCGGAAGCTGGAGCGTTATCTGGAAATCCGCGAGGTCACCTCTTAATCCGCGTGCCATCCCGGTTCCCCGTTGGATGTCCAATTCGCGCGATTTCGCGCGATCGGCCACCTCACCCTGTTTTGTTATAGACTCATTCGACACGAGTCCGCAATTTCCTCCTCGTTTTACAAAAGAAATTGTAAAAAATGAAGACGCCCTGTCTTTCGGGATGTCTGTTCGACGAAAAATCCGGTTGATGAAGGCGTTTTTTCCCATCCTTTGTCGTCGGGTGCGTGCCCCCCTCGGCCCGGTCCGGGGCGGGGGCTCTTCTTTTTCCCGAAGGGGAGGGGCTGTGGGGGTTGACGAGGGTTGGGACTGCCGGCGCTTGTTCCCCGGGATTGTGCGGCGTCACCTCCCGCCGGTCTGAAGAACTCCCGGCGTTCGCGGCGGGGGCGGTTTAAACGGCGTCCCATCCGGTGCATAATGGAAAGACGGACAGCCGTTTGCAGAGAATCCCCATTTTCGCCCCTCCGTTGAGGAGTCAAGCGGATTGAATTGACAGGTCGCAAGCCATGTGATAAAGTTTTGTGGGTATACATTCCTATGGCGGTACAGCCAAATCCTGCGTCGAGGAGGTGTCCCCATGCGTGTGATCAT is drawn from Planifilum fimeticola and contains these coding sequences:
- the rlmB gene encoding 23S rRNA (guanosine(2251)-2'-O)-methyltransferase RlmB, which codes for MNTEWIVGRRSVQEALKAGRELEKLLVAEGSAKGGLAALLKMARERGIPVQQVPRSRLDRLAAGANHQGVAAEAAAYKYARLEDLFRRAEERGEAPFFILLDGIEDPHNLGSILRTADAAGAHGVIIPKRRAAGLTPAVGKTSAGAVEHVPVVRVTNLPRTAEELKEAGVWIIGSAPEAASDFTEADYTMPLALVVGSEGRGMSRLMKETCDLLVRLPMAGRVASLNASVAAALLMYEVLRSRRSQGDR
- the epsC gene encoding serine O-acetyltransferase EpsC; translated protein: MSFRRIREKWEGIRETLRSDIQAVFDRDPAARGVLEVVLTYSGLHAIWMHRIAHWMYKKKWFLLARMLSQFNRFLTGIEIHPGAKIGKGLFIDHGMGVVIGETCEIGDNVTIYQGVTLGGTGKEKGKRHPTIEDNVLIASGAKVLGSMRIGRNSKIGAGSVVLREVPPNSTVVGVPGRVVVQNGVRVPNDLDHCNLPDPVHEMFCKMQEEIDRLRKEVDSLKKQMETDREEQEDVYSTVQHSD
- a CDS encoding NYN domain-containing protein; its protein translation is MEEWLIVDGYNVLGASSEAAQSGSLEEARDRLIRRLSEYQAISGRKVILVFDAHRMPGAGTKQELERIEVHYTRHRETADERIEKLVRQLRQPGRQIFVATSDYLEQRMVFGQGAYRISSRELLREMEAAREGAKRENLIRQMPRKSGMDGLSDEARQRLERWRRKK
- the sigH gene encoding RNA polymerase sporulation sigma factor SigH gives rise to the protein MSVDLQSSKMIPHNNYRTMTDEELVDGVRLGDTGALEYLINKYKNFVRAKARSYFLIGADHEDIFQEGMIGLYKAIRDFRGDKLASFKAFAELCVTRQIITAIKTATRQKHIPLNSYVSLDKPIYDEDSERTLQDVLTGGCATDPEELYINREEHEDIEDKMAQILSELERKVLMLYLDGRSYQEIAVDLNRHVKSIDNALQRVKRKLERYLEIREVTS
- a CDS encoding Mini-ribonuclease 3, which codes for MIGMTDEKLPKRPREMNPLLLAYIGDAVYELYVRYHLLARGIVRPDELQRSATAYVSAAAQAEAVRRTEEMLTEEERDILRRGRNTKPGSVPRRATPADYRTSTGLEALVGYWYLTGQTERLHQMMHAILHRMEEGESG
- the cysS gene encoding cysteine--tRNA ligase, giving the protein MSIQLYNTLTRKKEPLRTVETGRVKIYVCGPTVYNYIHIGNARVFVFFDVVRRYLKYRGYEVTYVQNLTDVDDKLIKASQETGRPVPEIAETYIGAFFEDMDSLGVERADVHPRATEHIPEMIEAIRTLIDKGYAYERDGDVYFRALSKEGYGKLSHQSLEELKAGARVEVNERKENPLDFALWKRAKPGEISWESPWGRGRPGWHIECSVMSRKYLGDTFDIHAGGTDLTFPHHENEIAQSEALTGKPFALQWMHNGYINMGSEKMSKSLGNIVRVKDLREEFSPRAIRHFLLSAHYRNPIQFTRETMEQMERGIERIDTAWTNLRHRMKASMEGPVLPETAKALDELTREFEGAMDDDFNTASAIGVLFEGVRMANELIGRDVVPRGTLQAVADWLNHYGGEILGLVATEAEEETDEQVEALIQKRQEARRRRDFAQADAIRDQLAAMGIIVEDTPQGVRWRRKS